From the genome of Streptomyces sp. NBC_01304:
CCACGCCCCTGCCCCTGCCCCTGCCCCTGCCCCTGCCCCCGCCCCCGCCCCTGCCCCCGACCACGACACCCCGCCCGTCGGCGCGACCGGCCAAGACACGCCGCACCACGACGCACGACCCTCGCGCCCCACGCCCGGAAGCCCCGGCACCACAACCCTCCTCGTGATCGCGAAGGAGCCCCTGCCCGGCCGGGTCAAGACCCGGCTCACCCCGCCCTTCACCCCCGTCGAGGCCGCCCGCCTCGCCGAGGCCGCGCTCGCGGACACCCTCGCGGTCGTCCGCACCTTGCCGGCCCGCCGCCGGATCCTCGTCCTCGACGGGCGGCCCGGGCCCTGGCTGCCGCCGGGCTTCGACGTCGTGCCGCAGTGTCCGGGCGGGCTCGACGAGCGCCTCGCCGCCGCCTTCGGCGCCTGCACCGGGCCCGCCCTGCTCATCGGCATGGACACCCCGCAGATCACCCCCGCCCTGCTCGCCCCCGCGCTGGCCGCGGACGCCTGGCGGGACTGCGACGCCTTCTTCGGTCCCGCCGAGGACGGCGGGTTCTGGGCCCTCGGCCTCGCCGCTCCCGATCCGGACCTGCTGCGCGGCGTGCCGATGTCGGTGCCCGAGACGGGTGGCGCCCAGCGCCGTCGGCTGACCGAGGCCGGACTGCGGGTGCGGGATCTGCCGCCGCTGCGGGACGTCGACACGGCCGCCGATGCCGCGTACGTCGCCGCCGGGGCCCCGCACGGACGCTTCGCCGCCGTCTTCGCCGGCCTCACGGCGGTCGCCCGATGAGCACCGCCACCACACCAAGCGCCGGCACCAGTACCAGCACCCCGACAGGCGACCATGCCACCGTCTCCTGGTCCGCCGACCCCTACGTACACGCCCTGCGCACCGGCCGCGGCCCCCTCTTCCTGCGCCGTTCCGACGGCTGGCTGCTGCCCCTCGACGTCGAACGCTGGTGCGCGGGCGCGGATGCCGCCGACGAGTTGGCGCTGCGCCACTGCGAGGGCACCGTGCTCGACATCGGCTGCGGCCCCGGACGCCTGGTCGCGGCGCTCGCCGCGAGCGGTCGCCGGGCGCTCGGCATCGACGTCAGCGAGGCAGCGGTGGCCCGTACCCGGCGGCTCGGCGGCTCGGCCCTGCGGCGCGACGTCTTCGATTCCCTTCCGGGAGAGGGCCGTTGGGGTACGGCGTTGCTGCTCGACGGCAATGTGGGCATCGGCGGCGACCCGCACGCCCTCCTGGTCCGGGCCGCCGAACTGCTCGCGCCCGGCGGACTGCTGATCGCCGAGACCGCGCCGCTCGACGTGGACGAACGGGTCCGGGTCCGCATCGACGACGGCCGGGGCCGCGAGGGCCGCCTCTTCGCCTGGGCCCGCCTCGGCACGGCCGCCCTGCTCGGCCACGCCCTCCCGCTCGGCTGGCACCCGGTCGATCAGTGGGAGGCGGACGGCCGCCCCTTCGTGGCGCTGCGCCGCCCCCACCACGTACGGACGGCCGGCCCAAGCCCCGACATCGCGAACAGGCAGACGGTGACCGCCAGCCAGCGATCCAGGAACACCTCGGCGGACAGCCCGGTAGACCTCTCGTAACGCCGCGCCGACTGCCGGGTGATCAGCGGGAACCACACCAGCAGGAGCAGCCCGGACAACGCGGCCGGCACCCGGACGAAGTTCACCAGCCCGGAGCGGGTGCCCAACGCGAGCCGTACACCCCGGTCCACGAGCGCGTACGCCGGCAGCAGCAGGAGGTCATGCACGAGCGCGGCCCCGACCAGCCACGCCCCGATCGCGAGCCAGTCGCCTTCGAGGAGCCGCACGCCCGCGTATCCCGCAACCCCGAACGAACCGAGCAGCAGGGCGAGTTGGAGCGGACCCTCGCCGTACCAACGCCCGAATCGCTGACCCAACCGCTTCCAGAACCTCTTCCCGTGCCCGCTCATCGCAACTCCCCGAAGGTCAGCCGGGCGACCCATTTGGTGTTCAGGACACCGGGCGCCGCCGGAACGATGACGCGCGCCGGATAGCCGTGATCGGGCGACAGATCCTCGCCGTTGACCTGCAGGGCGAGCAGCGAGCGCGGGTCGCGCACCTGGTTGTCGCGCAGGGCGGCCCGGCGGAACGCGCCGCGCACTTGCAGGGATTCGACGAGTACGCCGGGTGGCCGGTCCGGGTCGAACCCGGCGAGCGCGGCCAGATCACGCAGCCGCACCCCGCGCCACCACTGGTCCGAGGTGGACCACCCCTCCACGCAGGCGATCGGCAACGCGGCGCTGTACTGGGCGAGTTGGAGCAGCTGCTGCCGGCTCAGGCGGGTCTCCCCCGCCGGCCCGCCACCGACGACCAGCCGCCAGCCGTCCCCCGTGTCCCTGGCCCCGACACCGACGGCGGCCGCCGTCTTGTTGATCTGGAATCCGTTCGGCCC
Proteins encoded in this window:
- a CDS encoding TIGR04282 family arsenosugar biosynthesis glycosyltransferase, which gives rise to MIAKEPLPGRVKTRLTPPFTPVEAARLAEAALADTLAVVRTLPARRRILVLDGRPGPWLPPGFDVVPQCPGGLDERLAAAFGACTGPALLIGMDTPQITPALLAPALAADAWRDCDAFFGPAEDGGFWALGLAAPDPDLLRGVPMSVPETGGAQRRRLTEAGLRVRDLPPLRDVDTAADAAYVAAGAPHGRFAAVFAGLTAVAR
- a CDS encoding class I SAM-dependent DNA methyltransferase; translated protein: MSTATTPSAGTSTSTPTGDHATVSWSADPYVHALRTGRGPLFLRRSDGWLLPLDVERWCAGADAADELALRHCEGTVLDIGCGPGRLVAALAASGRRALGIDVSEAAVARTRRLGGSALRRDVFDSLPGEGRWGTALLLDGNVGIGGDPHALLVRAAELLAPGGLLIAETAPLDVDERVRVRIDDGRGREGRLFAWARLGTAALLGHALPLGWHPVDQWEADGRPFVALRRPHHVRTAGPSPDIANRQTVTASQRSRNTSADSPVDLS